TGCTGCAGCGCCGACCGGTACTTCTCCCACAGCTGCCGGTCGTCTTCCGACGGCTCCGGGATGCGAGACTCGTCCAGGTTGTCCCGCAGGTCGGCCAGCTTCACCCGCAGCGCCAGGCGATTGGCCTTCACGCGCACCAGGTAGTCATCATAGGTCTCCCCGGCCCGCCGGGTGAGGGCGTCAAGTGCCTCGACCACGTCGGCCGGGAAGCCGGCACGCCTCAACTGCTCCAGCGTGGCGCCGCCGTCCTCCACGACGTCGTGCAGCACCCCGGCCATGACCTCCAGGGGATCGCGGAACGAAAGCCCGACGCGCAGGGAATGGAGTATGT
The sequence above is a segment of the Bacillota bacterium genome. Coding sequences within it:
- a CDS encoding GTP pyrophosphokinase, which encodes MCERVQALLESAIVLAVGAHRGQKDRAGAPYILHSLRVGLSFRDPLEVMAGVLHDVVEDGGATLEQLRRAGFPADVVEALDALTRRAGETYDDYLVRVKANRLALRVKLADLRDNLDESRIPEPSEDDRQLWEKYRSALQQLEC